The following proteins are co-located in the Anomalospiza imberbis isolate Cuckoo-Finch-1a 21T00152 chromosome 1, ASM3175350v1, whole genome shotgun sequence genome:
- the GCM2 gene encoding chorion-specific transcription factor GCMb, producing the protein MAPTPTLHFKPEQVIQHLCLSPEALQAAGSSEPRSKSKIRSIQVGQRRISQLPISTATRGSERQSPAAAGLDFQTRLKFAEVTAPSVSGGVFVHNPYIAYNNTTPVLVLFSLLPCPPTPPALLQEPKHFDAFQEWPDGYVRLIYSSEEKNAQRHLSGWAMRNTNNHNCQILKKSCLGVVVCARSCALPGGARLQLRPAICDKARQKQQKKACPNCNSALELIPCRGHSGYPVTNFWRLDGKAIFFQAKGIHDHPRPESKLEAEARRSAIKKQMSSYHHSQKKRSLNSEAGRYPDSSGYINNLQNFHCMDGPERVGIFTDTDFSIPAQSYPSLQNADLYKAPYDSASFQEDQLLPYPPKCPNPRIYMPMPCSYEFGVPTFISSSPYPTFYKDLPSPAIDADPLTLNGSHYNAVTTHDKSFDNPGRHYGLKPAWGKTSSGDRSDYGQMATSAPHPYCSGDYPCRYSPSPAPMAPPLQTVITTTTKVSYQAYKPPALKYSDNLCDMKNLQSYTHVAENISGAVYSGMKIQEDFGMIKSALLYQHDSIPTKSKPAESVESYRYGLPLGNSFAEHEGQALRFESAEY; encoded by the exons ATGGCACCAACACCAACTTTGCACTTTAAACCAG AGCAGGTTATTCAGCATCTTTGCCTCTCTCCGGAGGCTTTACAAGCTGCGGGCAGCTCCGAGCCACGCTCAAAATCCAAGATCAGGAGCATCCAGGTGGGGCAGAGACGAATTTCCCAGCTCCCCATCAGCACGGCCACCCGCGGGAGCGAGCGGCAGAGCCCCGCGGCTGCCGGGTTAGACTTCCAAACCCGGCTCAAATTTGCCGAGGTCACGGCCCCCAGTGTTTCGGGGGGCGTATTCGTGCACAACCCCTACATCGCATACAATAACACAACTCCAG TTCTCGTGCTCTTCTCCTTGCTGCCTTGCCCTCCCACCccacctgccctgctgcaggagcccaaGCACTTCGACGCCTTCCAGGAGTGGCCCGATGGCTACGTGCGGCTCATCTACTCGAGCGAAGAGAAGAACGCGCAGCGGCACCTCAGCGGCTGGGCCATGCGCAACACCAACAACCACAACTGCCAGATCCTCAAGAAGTCCTGCCTGGGCGTGGTGGTGTGTGCCCGGAGCTGCgctctgcccggcggggccaggctgcagctccgCCCCGCCATATGCGACAAGGCTCGGCAGAAGCAACAAA AGAAAGCCTGCCCCAACTGTAACTCTGCCCTCGAGTTGATTCCTTGCCGAGGACACAGTGGCTATCCAGTCACAAACTTCTGGAGGCTTGATGGCAAAGCAATATTTTTCCAG GCTAAAGGAATCCACGACCACCCCCGGCCAGAGAGTAAACTGGAGGCAGAGGCAAGAAGAAGTGCAATTAAGAAGCAAATGTCCTCTTATCACCACTCCCAGAAAAAGAGATCTCTAAATTCAGAG GCAGGAAGGTACCCTGACAGCAGCGGTTATATCAATAACCTACAGAATTTTCACTGCATGGATGGCCCAGAAAGAGTTGGTATCTTCACAGACACTGACTTTTCAATTCCAGCCCAGTCTTACCCTTCGCTGCAGAATGCAGACCTCTACAAGGCACCTTATGACTCAGCCAGCTTCCAAGAGGACCAGCTATTGCCATACCCTCCTAAATGCCCAAATCCAAGGATCTACATGCCCATGCCATGCAGTTATGAGTTTGGAGTTCCTACCTTTATAAGCTCAAGTCCTTACCCAACATTTTACAAAGATCTGCCCAGTCCTGCCATTGACGCAGACCCCCTCACTCTGAATGGGTCTCACTACAATGCTGTGACCACCCATGATAAGAGCTTTGATAACCCTGGCAGACATTATGGACTGAAACCAGCGTGGGGGAAAACCAGCAGCGGAGACCGGAGTGACTACGGGCAGATGGCAACAAGTGCTCCCCACCCTTACTGCAGTGGGGACTATCCCTGCAGGTACAGCCCAAGCCCTGCTCCCATGGCCCCACCACTGCAGACAgtcatcaccaccaccaccaaggTGTCCTACCAGGCCTACAAGCCACCCGCGCTGAAATATAGTGACAACCTCTGCGACATGAAAAACCTCCAGAGCTACACCCACGTGGCAGAAAACATCTCAGGTGCTGTCTATTCAGGGATGAAGATTCAGGAAGACTTTGGAATGATAAAGTCAGCGTTGCTCTACCAGCATGACTCCATCCCCACAAAATCCAAACCAGCTGAGAGTGTGGAGAGCTATCGGTATGGGCTCCCTCTGGGGAACAGCTTCGCTGAGCATGAAGGCCAGGCCCTAAGGTTTGAGAGTGCTGAATATTGA